GGAGGGCACGCCCGAGGTCTGGGCCGCGATGCTCCAGGCGAAGGCGGATGTGCTCGACGCGGCCTCGAGTGCCGTGGGCGTGAGCGCGACCTCCGAGGACGTCGTCGGCCGCGGGGGCCCCGCGGACCTGCGAGTCGAGGTGACGGCCGGGGCCGAGGACCTGACCGGGCTGACCGTCGAACTCGACACCCTCGGTGGTGCCGCCGGGGCGGCGATCGACGTGCCCGCCGGCGAGACCGGCGGGTGGGACCTGACCGTCGACATCCCGGAATCGGCCCGCACGCTCATCGTGCTCTCCGGCCGGGTGCTCGACGCCGACGGGCAGGTCGTCGCCCACTTCACCGAGGTTCCCCTCGTCGGGGAACTCGTGAGCGCCGACGGCGAGATCATTGCCACGAAGTCGAACTCGCTCGACGCCTCCGAGCCCGTGATCCTCAGCGTGCCGGCCCGGAACCGATCGGCCGAGCCGCACGAGCTGACCCTCGCGCTCACCGACGGCGACTTCTGGCGCCTCGGTGAATCCGCGGTCACGCTGCCCGCCGGATTCGACGACGACCTGCTCATCGAGCTCTACCCCGACGGCGAGACCGGGTGGTCGACCGTGGGCGTCGCGCTGCTCGACGGCGAGGTGACCCTGGCCGCGGGCACGTTCGACCTCGTCTCCGGCGGCGTGCACGTCTCCGACCTGGACTGGGTCTCCTCGACGAACGGGTGGGGTCCGGTGGAGCGGGACTCCTCCGTGGGCGAGGATGAGCCTGGGGACGGAGGGCCGCTCACCATCGGCGGCCGTGGCTACTCGAAGGGCCTCGGCGTGCACGCGGTCTCGACCGTCGTCATCGACGTGCCGGAGACGTGCACGACGTTCGTCTCGGACTACGGGATCGACGACGAGGTGGCCGGGGCGGCGAGCGTGACGTTCGAGCTGCTCGGCGACGGCGCACAACTGTGGGCCTCCGAGCTCGTGACCCCGGCGAGCGGGCGCCAGCGGGTGGCCCAGGACCTCACCGGCGTCGGGCAGCTGACCCTGCGGGTCGGCGACGGCGGCAACGGCGTGGGCCAGGACCACGCGGACTGGGCCGGCGCCCACCTCGCCTGCGACGTGCCGGATTCCGGTGGCGGTGATTCCGGCGGCGGCACGGATGCCGACGCCGACGGTGGCACTGACGGTGGCACCGACGCCGATGGTGGTGCCGACGCGGGCGCCGACGTCGATGGTGGCACTGACGGTGGTGCCGACGTCGATGGTGGTGCGGACGCGGGTGCCGACGTCGATGGCGACGCAGACGCGGGCGCCGACGTCGATGGTGGTGCGGACGCGGGCGCCGAGGTCGATGGCGACGCCGACGCGGGTGCCGAGGTCGAAGGTGGTTCGGACGCGAATGGCGCCGACGCGAATGGTGCCGGCGTCGACTCCGACGGTGGCTCGCATGGTGTCGACGGCTCGGCGGAGTCTGCAGCTGACGGTACCGACGGTACCGACGATGCCGGCGCCGAGAGTGCGGCCGGCGCCGCAGCTGCCGACGGCCCGGGCGACACGGGCGGCGTCACGAATTCCGGCAGCTCGGTCGATGACGGTGCCGGCGGGACCGACACCATGCCCGAGACCGGGGCCTCCGGGACCACGACGATCCTGGTCTCCACGGCGCTACTCACGGCCGCCGGTGTCGTGCTGACTCGCCGAACCAGGATGGAGTGACTGCTCGCCACGCCGGCCTCGGCGATCAACTGAGCGGACGCGGCATTCTGTCGCGGTCGAGCGCCCCGACCTCGACGGAATCCCGCGTCCGCGGCGGGTGTCCTGCCCGCACGACGATGGCCGGCCTGCCATCATGACCCTGTGAACGATGTCAGCATCTGGGCGGTGTCGCTCCTTGCCGCCCACGTGCTCATCATCCTGTTCACCGCGTTCTCCATCTCGGCCAACCGCAAGCCGTCCTCGGCGCTCGCCTGGTTGCTCGTGGTCATCTTCGTGCCGCTGCTCGGCGTGGTGGCCTACCTGCTCATCGGCACCGCGAAGCTTCCGCAGGATCGCCGCGACAAGCAGCGGTTCATCACCGAGCTGATCATGGCCCGCACGCCCGGTGATCTCGGTGCCGCCGCGCGCAGCACCACCTGGCCCGACTGGTTCGGCACGCTCGTCACCCTGAACCGCACCCTCGGCGCGCTGCCGATGCTGCCGAACAACCACGCCGAGCTCCTCACGGACTACAAGGGCATGATCGCCCGCATGGTCGACGACATCGACCGGGCCGAGAAGTACGTACACGTCGAGTTCTTCATCCTCGTGTGCGACGAGACCACGGCCCCGTTCTTCGACGCCCTCGCCCGGGCCCGGGAGCGCGGTGTCACGGTGCGGGTGCTGACCGATCACCTCTCCCAGCTGACCTACCCGTTCCGGCGGCGCACCGCCGAGCGGCTGGCGCGAATGGGCGCCGAATACCACGCGATGCTCCCGATCAGCCCGATCCGAAGCGGCCGCCGGCTCGATCTGCGAAACCACCGCAAGCTCGTGGTGATCGACGGACTCATCGGCCACACCGGGTCGATGAACCTCATCGCCGACCACTATCACAAGCGCACCGCGCTGCGCCGCGGCCTGCACTGGCGCGAGCTCATGATGCGCCTGCAGGGCCCGGTCGTGCGCGAGCTCGACGCCGTGTTCGCCACCGACTGGTACAGCGAGACCGACGAGCTGCTCCCGCTCGACTACACCGAACTACCCGAGACCGGCCCGGGCGCACTCGATGCCCAGGTGCTCCCGAGCGGGCCGAGCTTCGAGGCCGACAACAACCTCAAGCTCTTCGCGGCCGCGCTGCACAACGCCCGCCGCCGGGTGAGCGTGACCAGCCCCTACTTCGTGCCGGACCAGAGCGTGCTCGACGCGATGGTCACGGCCGCCCACCGGGGCCTGGAGGTGGAGCTCTTCGTGGCCGCCTCGAGTGACCAGTTCATGGTCTATCACGCCCAACGCTCCTATTACGAGGAACTCCTGCGCGCGGGAGTGCGGATCTTCCTGTACCACGCGCCCACGGTGCTGCACGCGAAGCACATCAGCCTCGACGACGAGGTGGCGATCATCGGCACCAGCAACATGGACGAACGCTCCCTCAGCCTCCACATGGAGCTCATGGTCATGTTCTCGGGGGAGTCGATCGTGGCCGACCTGCGGGCGGTCGAGGACGACTACCGCGCTCGCAGCCGGGAGCTCCACCTCGAGGAGTGGCTCGCCCGGCCCTACCGCGAACAATGGCTCGACAACGTCATGCGGCTCACGTCGGCCCTCATGTGAGCGACCGGTTGCCGGGGCCGGCCGGAGGCGAGCGGCCTACGCGGGCCGGGCTGCGTCGTCCCCACTCATGAGCACGCGCTGGGTGGGCAACGCCTCGGGATTGTGCTCGCGCAGCCACGTGGCCAGACCCTCCCGGACGTCGCAGCGCAGCACCCAGTCGTCGTCGGTGTTCGCGGTGCTCACGGTGGCGCGCACGGTGAGCCGGTCGGTGGCGGAGTCGGTCACCCGCACCCCGCGCGAGCGCCCGTCCCACAGGCCGCTCGCGTCGACGAGCCGGTCGAACTCGGCGCGGAAGCCGGCCAGATCCACCCGCCAGTCGAGCGAGAAGTAGATGAGCCCGGTGAGCGACTCGTCGTCGCGGCTCCAGTTGATGAACGGGGTCGTGGTGAAGAACGTCGACGGCAACACCTTGTGCTGGCCGGTCCAGATGTTCACGACCACGTACGTCAGGGTGATGTCCTCGACCGTCGCCCACGTTCCGTCGACCTCGACGATGTCGCCGATGCGGATGGCGTCGGTGAAGGCGAGCTGGATGCCCGCGAACAGGTTGCCGAGCGAGCTCTGCGCGGCGATGCCCAGAACCACCGACAGCAGCCCGGCCGAGGCGAGGATCGTCGTCCCGATCTGTTCGACGCCGGGGAACGTGAGCAGCACGAGCGCGGCGCCGACGACCACGAACGCGGCGTTGACGATCCGGCGGATGAGCTGCATCTGGGTCTGGGCGCGGCGGGCGGCGCGCGCGTCGCCGGCCATGCGGGCCACCACCCGGTACTGGGCGTGGGCGAGCCAGACGAGCACGAACACCGCCACGAGCCAGACGGCGCAGACGATGATCGCGATGAGCAGCACGTGCATGCCGATGTCGCGGAGGGTCGAGGGATCGGTCAGTCCGCCGAAACCGATCCGCAGCGCGGTGGTGAGCAGCAGGCCGGCGACCGGCCGACGAATGCGCCGCCATGCCCGGTCGATGGCCACCGTGCGCCGCCCGATCCGCCGCAGCACGAGGTTGACCACGAGGAGCAGGACGAGCGCCGCCACGACCGAGGAGGCGAGCACGATGATCCAGTTGAGGGTCGGTCCGAGATCCATGCCCCTGGTCTAACACACGAGGCCGCCGGGCGCCGAACTGTGAACGCCCACACATAACGGACCGCGGTGACGCCTGGATCACGGCGGAAACCCGGTCGGCACGGCATGATCGTATGAAGGAGGATGCCATGCAGCTCGATGCCCAGACCGAGGATCCGCGCGTGAGTTACGACGAGCGACGTTCCCGGTGTCCGGTCTCCCGCGACTCCGCCGGGTCGTGGACGCTCTATCGTCATGACGACGTGCGCTCGGCCGCCCTCGACGACGTCGCCTTCTCGAGCGCCACCTCGCGCTTCCTGCAGGTGCCCAACGGGATGGACGGCGCCGAACACGACCTCTTCCGGGCGCTGACCGACCGGTACTTCGAGCCCCGCCGGCTCGCCGCGCTCGAGCCCGTGCTCGCCGACGTTGCCGAGGACATCGTGGCCGCGACCCTCGGGGCACCGACGCAGCCCGAGGCGGCCGCCGACGCCGTGGAGCTCGGGGCGCGATTCGCGGTGCGGTCCGCCTGCGACTGGCTCGGCTGGCCCCGCACGCACGAGCGCGAGCTGCTCGACTGGGTCGCGGCGAACCGGGAGGCGAGCCGGTCCGGCGACCTGACCGCCACCTCCGCCGTGGCCACCTGGTACACGAACATCATCCGCTCCCAGACCGACGAGCGCCGGGCGCTGGGGGAGCGGGCTCCCGCGGACGTGACGACCGAACTCCTGGGCGACGACTTCCTCGGCCGGGCGCTCACCGACGAGGAGATCACCTCGATCCTGCGCAACTGGACCGGCGGCGACCTCTCGAGCATGGCGCTGTGCATCGGGGTCGTGCTGGCATACCTGGCCGATCATCCACAGCTGCAGGCGCGGATGCGGGCCGGCGTGAGCGAGGTGGAGTTCAACGCGATCCTCGACGAGATCCTGCGCATCGACAATCCGTTCACCTCGAACCGGCGGGTGACCACGCGCGAGGTGGCCCTCGGCGACGAACGGATCCCCGCCGGGGACCGGGTGGTGCTCAACTGGACCGCAGCGAACCGGGACCCGGAGGCCTTCGGCGACCCGGACGCGTTCAGCCCCTATCTCAACGCCCCGAAGAACCTCGTGTACGGCATCGGGAGGCACGTGTGCCCCGGCCGGGCGCTGGCCACGATGCAGTTGCGGCTGCTGACCGAGGCGGTGCTCTACCGCACGGCCGAGATCCTGCCGGATCCGGACCGCGACCGGGAGCGGGAGCAGCCGCCGGCCGGTGGATACGCGCGGGTGCCGATCGTGCTGCGCCGGTAGGCCTGAGCCCGCGGGCCCGCGGGGGAGGAACGACCGCCGCGGTGATCGAACGGTCCCACCGGCCGTCGTTGCAGCGCCGCCGGGTTCAGCGGACGATGACGGCGCCGGTCTCGAGCCCGTTCGGCGTCTCCCGCCGGGCCGGCCCGACCTGCTCCCAGCCACCGCCCGCACGTTCCCACCGCAGGGAGCTCACCTGCACGGACTCGACGCCGGTCTCCGCAGCGGTGGCGACGGCCCACTGGCCCAGGGCCCACGCCGCCCGCTCGGAGCCGGCCGCGAGCCGGATCTCGCCCCCGAGGGCCGAGGAGATCACGGCATCGGGCTGGTCCCGGTCGAGGAGGGCCGTGAACCGCGGATGCTCGTCCCCGGCGGCCGGGGTGCGAGCCTCCGGCAGGTGGCACGACAGCGCGCGCGGGCTCGCGCCGGTCAGCGCATCCGTCAGCGCGGCCGCGAGCGGCTCGTGCTGGGCGTACAGATCCGGGAAGGCCGAGCGCTGGACCGCCTGCGCGGCCTCGGTCAGCGGCACCTCGAGGTAGTCCGGCACCTCGACGAGCCGGTCGTAGAAGAGGCCGGCGGCGTAGCGCGGATCCTGCACCTGTTCGGGCGATCCCCAGCCCTGGGAGGGGCGCTGCTGGAACAGCCCGAGGGAGTCCCGGTCGCCGTGGTCGAGATTGCGCAGCGAGGACTCCTGCATCGCCGTGGCCACCGCGATGGTCAGGGCGCGCTCCGGGAGGTCCCGGCCCGCGCCCACGGCCACGATGAGGGCCGCCGAGCCGGCCTGTTCCGCCGAGAGGGAGAACGTGTGGTCGCCGTCGTCGACCCGGCACCCCGCCCCGGCCGGTGCCGGACGTTCGAGCGCATCGAGCACCATGACCACGGTGAAGACCGCTCCGATGAGCAGGAGGATGAGCAGGACGGTGAGGATGAGCGCGCCGCCGCGGGGGCGCTCCCCGGACTGCCGGTTCATTCGTTCCCGGGCGTCGAGGGACGCTCGTCGCGTTCGAAGGCCTCGACCACGCCGGTGGTCGAATTGCGGCGGAACAGCAGCCGCTCCTCGCCGGAGAGCTCGCGTGCGGCGACGATCCGCGGATGCGGGTGGGCCGCGGTGCGCAGGGTGACCTTTGTTCCCGCGGTCACGTACAGCCCGGCCTCGACCACGCAGTCGTCGCCGAGGGAGATGCCCACGCCGGCGTTCGCGCCCAGGAGGCACCGCCGTCCGATCGTGACGAGCTGCGCCGCTCCCTCCTCGGCGCCGATGATCGAGGCGCTCCCGCCGATCTCGGTGTCGCGGTCGACGGTCACCCCGTAGTTCACGCGGCCCTGGATGTGCGCGGCGCCGACCGAACCGGCGTTGTAGTCGACGAAGCCCTCCGCCCGCACCACCGTGCCCGGTGCGAGGTGCGCGCCGAGGCGTACCCGGTCCGCCACCTCGATGCGCACGTCCGAGGGCGCCACGAAGTCGGTCATCCGCGGAAACCGGGCGACCCCGAACACCACCGGCGCGACTCCCTTGCCCGCGATCCGCAGCCGCAGGCGCGTGTCCTCGAAGTCGGCGAGCTCGCACGCCCCCACGGAGGTCCACACGTTGACGGGAAGGACCTCCTCGAGCCCGCCCAGCTCCGCTTCGCCCGGCGCGATGTCGCGGTGGGAGAGCAGGTGGAGGCGCAGGTAGGCATCGGCCGTGTCCGCGGGGGGCGCGGCGAGATCGATCTGCGTGTGGACGACGCCCAGGTGCGTTCGGCGTGCGGGATCCGTCGTGCGTAGCGATGCGAGGTCGGCGGGCACCCCGTAGGGTCCGGCGAGCCGGGCCGGCATCCGGCCCAGGCCCAGCTCCGGATACCAGACCTCGAGCGTCGTGCCCCGGGCGGAGACGGTGGCCAGCCCGACCCCCCAGGCGGGCCGCACCGCCGGCCGCACCGCCGGGCGCACCGCGGGATGGACGGCGGGGTCCGACGTGGGGTCCACGGCGGAGGCTGTCGTGGGCTCCGCGGTGGGGCGGGAGGCGGACGGGTTCATGGCACCAGGGTACGCGGGATGCGATCGGCCGGGCCTCTCCCGCGGCGCCGACCGGGGAAGATCATGCGCCCGGGCGACCGGATTATTTCCCCGCAGGGGCCGGTCGAGGGGTGGCGACCGGCGCACTGGGCGCGCTGTCGGAGGGGCGGCCCACGAAGAAGAGGGCGAGCACCCCGGCGAGCGCCACGCCGATGGCGGGCAGAAGCAACGTGTCGGCCATCGCGGAGGAGAAGCCCGCGAGCGCCTCCGGCGGCAGGTCGGCCGCGGCCGCGGAGCCGCCCTGACTCAGTTCGTCGGCGCTCGGGCCGAGGTAGTGCACCAGCCGGGACTGCAGCACCACGGCGATGGCCGCGCTCCCGAGCACGGCCCCGACCTGCCGGGTCGTGTTGTACACCCCGGATCCGGCCCCGGCGCTGGTCATGGGCAGGTTCCGGGTGGCCGTGACCGACAGCGGCGACCAGAGGAAGGCGTTCGCCACCCCGAACAGGGTCATGGCGAGCACGATGTGCCAGATCGGGGTCGTCGGGGAGAGCGCGAACGTGAACCAGCAGAGCACCGCCGCGGCCGAGAACAGTCCCATCGGGGCGAGCACGCGCGGCGCCATCCTGTCGACGAGGTGGCCGGCGAGGGGGGCGAGGGCGGTCTGCAGGAGCGCCATCGGCGCGAGCAGCAGCCCGGCCTCGGTGGGGCTCAGGCCCCGCACCGACTGGGCGTACATCATGATCGGGAAGTTGACCACGGTGATGGACACGCCCACGAACGCGATCGCGCCGTTGCCGAGGGAGAAGTTGCGGTCCTTGAACAGGTTGAGCGGCACGAGCGGGTCGGTGCGAATCCGCCGCTGCCACAGCACGAACGCCACCATGACCGCCACGCCGACCGCGATGAGCGCCGGCACCGAGATCGGCCCGGCGATCGTGCCCCAGTCGTAGGTCTCGCCCTCCTGGATCCCGAATACGAGGCAGAACATCCCCACGGCCGACAGCGCCACTCCCACCCCGTCGAAATGGTGGGAGTGGATCGGCAGCCGCGGCACGAACACGTAGGCGAGCACGAGCCCGATCAGGCCGACGGGCACGTTGACGAAGAAGATCCACTCCCAGCCGCCGGCGTCGATGAGCAGCCCGCCGGCGAGGGGGCCCACGAGCATCGCCACGCCCGCGGTCGCCCCCCACAGCGACATCGCCTGCCCGCGCCGGTGCGGCGGGAACGTGCGGGTGATCACGGCCATCGTCTGCGGGGTGAGCATGGAGGCGCCGAGCCCCTGCACCACCCGGGCCACGATGAGCCACGTGATGTCGCCGGTGAGGCCGCACCACAGCGAGGAGAGCGTGAACACCGTCAGCCCGGTGAGGTAGAGCCGCCGCGGACCGAACCGATCGCCGAGCCGCCCGGTGATGAGCAGCGGAACGGCGTAGGCGAGCAGGTACCCGGAGTTGACCCAGATCACCTGCGAGACGTCCGCCTCGAGATCGTGCATGAGCGTGGGCAGCGCGACGGAGACGATCG
The window above is part of the Pseudactinotalea sp. HY158 genome. Proteins encoded here:
- a CDS encoding mechanosensitive ion channel family protein; the protein is MDLGPTLNWIIVLASSVVAALVLLLVVNLVLRRIGRRTVAIDRAWRRIRRPVAGLLLTTALRIGFGGLTDPSTLRDIGMHVLLIAIIVCAVWLVAVFVLVWLAHAQYRVVARMAGDARAARRAQTQMQLIRRIVNAAFVVVGAALVLLTFPGVEQIGTTILASAGLLSVVLGIAAQSSLGNLFAGIQLAFTDAIRIGDIVEVDGTWATVEDITLTYVVVNIWTGQHKVLPSTFFTTTPFINWSRDDESLTGLIYFSLDWRVDLAGFRAEFDRLVDASGLWDGRSRGVRVTDSATDRLTVRATVSTANTDDDWVLRCDVREGLATWLREHNPEALPTQRVLMSGDDAARPA
- the cls gene encoding cardiolipin synthase translates to MNDVSIWAVSLLAAHVLIILFTAFSISANRKPSSALAWLLVVIFVPLLGVVAYLLIGTAKLPQDRRDKQRFITELIMARTPGDLGAAARSTTWPDWFGTLVTLNRTLGALPMLPNNHAELLTDYKGMIARMVDDIDRAEKYVHVEFFILVCDETTAPFFDALARARERGVTVRVLTDHLSQLTYPFRRRTAERLARMGAEYHAMLPISPIRSGRRLDLRNHRKLVVIDGLIGHTGSMNLIADHYHKRTALRRGLHWRELMMRLQGPVVRELDAVFATDWYSETDELLPLDYTELPETGPGALDAQVLPSGPSFEADNNLKLFAAALHNARRRVSVTSPYFVPDQSVLDAMVTAAHRGLEVELFVAASSDQFMVYHAQRSYYEELLRAGVRIFLYHAPTVLHAKHISLDDEVAIIGTSNMDERSLSLHMELMVMFSGESIVADLRAVEDDYRARSRELHLEEWLARPYREQWLDNVMRLTSALM
- a CDS encoding DHA2 family efflux MFS transporter permease subunit, translated to MTAPPTETSRAAWAALWAMVIGFFMILVDTTIVSVALPTLMHDLEADVSQVIWVNSGYLLAYAVPLLITGRLGDRFGPRRLYLTGLTVFTLSSLWCGLTGDITWLIVARVVQGLGASMLTPQTMAVITRTFPPHRRGQAMSLWGATAGVAMLVGPLAGGLLIDAGGWEWIFFVNVPVGLIGLVLAYVFVPRLPIHSHHFDGVGVALSAVGMFCLVFGIQEGETYDWGTIAGPISVPALIAVGVAVMVAFVLWQRRIRTDPLVPLNLFKDRNFSLGNGAIAFVGVSITVVNFPIMMYAQSVRGLSPTEAGLLLAPMALLQTALAPLAGHLVDRMAPRVLAPMGLFSAAAVLCWFTFALSPTTPIWHIVLAMTLFGVANAFLWSPLSVTATRNLPMTSAGAGSGVYNTTRQVGAVLGSAAIAVVLQSRLVHYLGPSADELSQGGSAAAADLPPEALAGFSSAMADTLLLPAIGVALAGVLALFFVGRPSDSAPSAPVATPRPAPAGK
- a CDS encoding cytochrome P450, encoding MQLDAQTEDPRVSYDERRSRCPVSRDSAGSWTLYRHDDVRSAALDDVAFSSATSRFLQVPNGMDGAEHDLFRALTDRYFEPRRLAALEPVLADVAEDIVAATLGAPTQPEAAADAVELGARFAVRSACDWLGWPRTHERELLDWVAANREASRSGDLTATSAVATWYTNIIRSQTDERRALGERAPADVTTELLGDDFLGRALTDEEITSILRNWTGGDLSSMALCIGVVLAYLADHPQLQARMRAGVSEVEFNAILDEILRIDNPFTSNRRVTTREVALGDERIPAGDRVVLNWTAANRDPEAFGDPDAFSPYLNAPKNLVYGIGRHVCPGRALATMQLRLLTEAVLYRTAEILPDPDRDREREQPPAGGYARVPIVLRR
- a CDS encoding DapH/DapD/GlmU-related protein, which encodes MNPSASRPTAEPTTASAVDPTSDPAVHPAVRPAVRPAVRPAWGVGLATVSARGTTLEVWYPELGLGRMPARLAGPYGVPADLASLRTTDPARRTHLGVVHTQIDLAAPPADTADAYLRLHLLSHRDIAPGEAELGGLEEVLPVNVWTSVGACELADFEDTRLRLRIAGKGVAPVVFGVARFPRMTDFVAPSDVRIEVADRVRLGAHLAPGTVVRAEGFVDYNAGSVGAAHIQGRVNYGVTVDRDTEIGGSASIIGAEEGAAQLVTIGRRCLLGANAGVGISLGDDCVVEAGLYVTAGTKVTLRTAAHPHPRIVAARELSGEERLLFRRNSTTGVVEAFERDERPSTPGNE